CGGCGAGCGGTCGCCAATACGCGAGCCTGCGCTACCTGTTTGCCCCGGTGGCCGATGAACTCGCCTATGTATGCGAAAACGGAGCCCTGGTCATGAGCGAGGGACGTGCCGTGGTCAAGCGTTCTATGGAGCGTGGCCTGGCCATGGATATCGCGAACGCCGTGGTTGCGTACCCCCATGCCGACGTGACCCTTTCGTGCGAGGGACACCTCTACACTATGAGCGGCAACGATGCGTTTGTTGACCACCTGCGTTATGAGGTCCATTGTGATGTGGCGGTAGTCGACCGTCCCGAAGACATTGACGAGGATGTCATTAAGATTGCCTTCCAGACGCCCGAGGCGGAGCAGCCGGCGGCGCTGGAGTATTTTGTGCGTCGCTTTAGCGACCGGGTCGATGTGATGACGTCGGGAACCGAATGGACCGACTTTATCGGCTTTGATTCGGGCAAGGGGTCCGCGCTTGCCGATTACGGTCGTGCCCTGGGGATCTCGCCCGATGCGATGATGGCGTTTGGCGACAATGAGAACGATCGCGACATGCTCAACGTCGTGGGCCATCCCTATCTGATGGAGAGCTGCAACCCCACCATGCGCGGTATCAACGACCGTGTCCGCTACGTGTGCACGGTCGAAGAAGAGCTGCGTCGTCTACTTGCTGAGTAGGCATGCCCCAAACATCTACCGGCAGTCGGGGCAGAGACCCTCGAAGATGGTGTAGTGCGACGTGACGTGCCAGCCGATTTGCTCGGACGCCTTGGCGTCGAGCTGGGCATCGAAGGGGAGCGGTACATCGATGACGCGGCTGCACGAAGTGCAGATGATATGCGCATGCGGCTCGATCGTGCGATCGAAGCGGCTGCCGCCCGGCGTCTTGATGGAGAGGATCTCGCCGGCGTCGGCCAAGAGATTGAGATTGCGGTAGACCGTACCTCGGCTGATTTTGTCATCCTGCGCGCGCACGACGTTGTAGATTTCGTCGGCGGTGGGATGGTTATAGCTTTGGCGCACGGCGTCAAGAACCAGCTTTCGCTGCTTGGTATTCCTTCTTTGTACCGCCATGCGCCTCGCCTCTTTTCTATCAACGGTTGTAGGTAAATGATACCGTATTTAGCACACAATACTAATAACGAGGAATGAAACTGTCTTCATTGGCAAGTGGGGCTTGGGCCTGGGCTTCTACGAGGCGAAAACGCGTTCCCATGCGCTCGTAGGAGGCATGAAGCGCCTCGAGATGAGATAGGATGTTTGCCGGAGCTCCCTGTATCTCCATCTCGACCGAGCCGTCTTCCATGTTGCGCACCCAGCCGGTGAGTGCGCGTGCCTGCGCGAGGTTGGTGTTGGTAAAGCGAAAACCAACGCCCTGGACTTGCCCCGCCCAGCGCAGGAAATAGCGCAGGGGAGTGTTTTGAGTGGCCTCGTCGCTTGCGAGCACAGTAAGCCTGCGGCGCAACTCGAGCTCAATGTTTGATGGTTTTTGAGGCTCTCGACTGCCTCCGGTGACGCTGGAGAAGAACGTATCGAAGAAGCCCATCGCTAGGCCTGCTTGCCTGCGTCGGCCGGGAAGGTAATGCCGGCCTGCTGGCGCACGGCATCCATGATGCGCAGTGAGACGAGCGTGACATCGCGGTAGTGTCCGAGCTCGTGGCGTCCCGCCGGGGTCTCCCAAATCTCTTCCTTTACGTTATCGATACCGCCGATGGCGCTGATAAAGTCTGTGAGTTCGTATTCCATAGTGTTGCTCGATTTTGGAAGGTCGAGCACGCGGCCGTTGTCGCCCTGTTCGCGCGGTGCCTCGGTCGCCGAGCCGCGTACGACGTCGCCGCGATAGTCGATGCGGACGTTGCGGGGCGTGGACAGATGGTCGATCTGGATAGTGCCACGCTCGCCTTCGATCTGCGAGGGCAGCAGGTCATTCGTAATTTTGGAGTGCGCAAGCTCGACGGAGATACGGCCACCGCCGTAGCTGGCGAGGATGGAACCGCAGCCGTCGATGGGGCCGTGCGTGAGCTGTCGCGTGGCGGGGTCGAGCAGAGTAGCCATGCTCGTAAGGCCGGAGGGCATGCCGAAAATCTCGACCATGGGCTCGACGGTGTAGACGCCAATGTCCATGAGGGAACCCGATGCCATATTGCAGTCGAAGATATTGGTGGCGCGTCCCGCGAGAATCTCGTTGTAGCGCGAGGAATATTTGCCAAAGCGCAATGAGGCGCGGCGGATGGGGGCGATCTCGCCCAGGGCGTCCTCGATGGCGTGGAAGGCGGGGTCGTGGAGGGGACGCATGGCCTCGAGGGCCACGACACCTGCTGCCTCGGCAGCGCGGAAGACTTCCAGCGCCTGCGCTTCGGTGGCGCAGAAGGGCTTCTCGACGATGACGTGCTTGCCACCGGCGATGCAGGCAAGGGCCTGCTCGTAGTGAAGCGCGTTAGGGCTGCCGATATAGACGGCGTCGACGTCGGCGGCTGCCGCGAGCTCATCGAGTGAAGTAAAGTTTCGCTCGCCACCGCGCTCGGCGGTAAAGGCGGCACCGCGATTGGCATCGCGTGAAAGCGTGCCCACAAACGCGGCTTGGTCGTTGGCGTTGACAACTTGGATAAAGTCGTCTGTGATCATGGATGTGCCGATGGTCGCGATGCGCAGCATACGTCCCCCTTGCGTTGTTTGGTCTACAGGATGAGTGTAGCGCGTGGGGATATAAAGCTGCGCGAAAACGCTATTACAGGTCGCTCTCGTTAAAGCCGGCGTCGATATCGAGATTGCTGCCGTCGGCCGCCGTGGTGGCGAGCTCATCGCAGCGCTCGTTGAGCTCGTGACCGGCGTGACCCTTAACCCAGATGAACTCAACCTTGTGCTTGCTTTTGGCGGTGAGTAGGCGCTCCCACAGGTCGCGGTTCTTGACGGGTTGCTTGTTGGCGGTTTTCCATCCGCGCTTTTTCCAGCCGTCGATCCAGTGCTTGTTAAAGGCGTTGACGACATACTGCGAATCGGAATGGACTTCGACCTCGCAGGGGCGGTTGAGCGCCTCGAGCGCCACGATGACGGCCATGAGCTCCATGCGGTTGTTGGTGGTCTTGGCGTAGCCGCGCGAAAGCTCGGAGGTGAAGGTCTTGCCGGCGGGGTTGGTGTATTTGAGCACGGCGCCGTAGCCACCGCGTCCCGGATTTGATCGGGCAGAGCCGTCGGTGTAGATGATGACCTTCACGGGCTTCCTTTCGTTGAGTGCGCTTCATGTGAGTGACCATTGTAGCGCCATGCCCGCCGGGGGCTAACAATCTACGATTTCTACCCCGTCTTCCGACTGTTAGTTGGCATGGATGATGCGGTTGAGCTCGTCGAGGTATTGCTGCAAGAGGAGAGAGGGCTTGCGCTCGTCGTGCATGATGTAGCCAACGTGCATCGTTGGGGCGTCTGCTAGCGGGATCGATGCCATGCCCCATTGCATTTCATTGGAGAGGACACCGGTCGACAGGGTGTAACCGTTCGACGTGATAAGTAAGTTAGTAAGTGTTCCGCGGTCCGAGATTCGTATGTTGCGGTCGCAAGGGATATAGCTAAAAGGTTCCTCGGCGTAATAGAAGGAGTTTGAGGTTCCCTGCTCAAAGCTGTAGCGCGTATAGGGCGTGAGGTCGGCAAGGGACAGCTGCGGGCGGCGTGCGAGCGGGTGGCGCTCGCTAACGAAGACGTGGACCGTCGCGTCGAATAGGGGATGGAAGCTTGCGCGGGCATCGGCGAAGGCCTTCTGCAGAACGCGGGCGTTAAAGTCATCCAGATACAGAATGCCGATATCGCTGCGAAACGCACGGACGTCATCGATGATCTGCGATGTGGTGGTCTCGCGCATGATGAACTCGAACTTGCTGTCGCGGCAGCGTTCGACTACGTTGACAAAGGCCTCGACCGAAAAGGCGTAGTGCTGAGCGGAAATGGCGAGGCGGGCTTGCGGGGTGCCACCGTCCTCGTAGCGTGCCTCGAGCATGTCGGCCTGCTCTACGACCTGGCGCGCATAGCCCAAAAGCTCGGTGCCGTCGTTGGTGAGCGTGACGCCGCGGCTGGAGCGCGTAAAGATCTCCAGATGGAGCTCTTGTTCTAGGCTTTTGACGGCGTTTGAGATGTTGGACTGAGCGGTATAGAGGCGCTGAGCTGCGGCGTTGATTGAGCCGGACTCTGCCACGGCGATAAGAAAACGAAGCTGCTGGAGGGTCATCAGTGCCCGTCCTTTCGATAGCTATCTAAAAAACCGATAACAGGTTAGCGCTTTTAAGTGATTGACCGAGCGAAACAATGCTCGTACTATTCAAAACACACAAAGGCGGTAGGTAATTAAGCCGACCACGGAACCGGGATGTCAAAAGGAGGACCGCATATGAACTGCTTGCCAAGACGAATGCCGGGCTCCTGTTTGCGCCCGTTGGCGTGATCAGGAGACAGCGACTTACTTTTCTCTTATTTATTTACTTTCGTTCGATCAAGGAGATCATCATGAGCCAGTTCATCAACAACCCCGAGCACACCTTTGGTTTCGATACCCTGCAGCTTCATGTTGGCCAGGAGAGCGCCGACCCCGCATCCGACTCCCGCGCCGTGCCTATCTACCAGACCACGAGCTATGTGTTCCGCAACTCCCAGCACGCCGCCGACCGCTTTGGTCTTGCCGACGCCGGTAACATCTACGGCCGTCTGACCAACTCCACCCAGGGCGTCTTTGAGGACCGTATCGCCGCGCTCGAGGGTGGCGTGGCCGGTCTTGCCGTCGCCTCCGGTGCCGCTGCCATCACCTATACCCTGCAGGCTCTTGCCCAGGCTGGTGACCACGTGGTGGCTCAGAAGACCATCTACGGTGGCTCCTACAACCTGCTGGAGCATACGCTCTCCCAGTTTGGCGTCGAGACCACGTTTGTCGATGCTCATAACCTGGAAGAGGTTGAGGGTGCCATCAAGGACAACACTACGGTCATCTACCTCGAGACGCTCGGCAACCCCAATTCCGACATTCCCAACATCGACGCTATCTCCGAGGTCGCCAAGAAGCACGGTTTACCGGTTGTCGTCGACAACACCTTCGGCACCCCGTATCTGTTCCGTCCGCTGGAGCATGGTGCCAACATCGTCGTCCACTCCGCAACCAAGTTCATCGGCGGCCACGGCACCTCGCTGGGCGGTGTGATCGTCGACGGCGGTAACTTCGATTGGAAGGCGAGCGGCAAGTATGCGCAGATCGCCGAGCCCAACCCCTCCTACCATGGCGTCTCGTTTGCCGAGGCTGCCGGTCCCGCCGCCTTCGCAACCTATGTCCGCGCCATCCTGCTGCGTGACGAGGGCGCCTGCATCAGCCCGTTCAACGCCTGGATCCTGCTCCAGGGCACCGAGACTCTGTCGCTGCGCGTTGACCGTCATGTCGAGAACACCAAGAAGGTCGTTGAGTTCCTGGCTGGTGACAGCCACGTCGCCAAGGTGAACCACCCGAGCCTGTCTGAGCACCCCGATCACGAGCTCTATCAGAAGTACTTCCCCAACGGCGGTGCCTCGATCTTTACCTTTGAGATTAAGGGTGGCCAGGAGGCAGCTTGGAAGTTCATCGATCATCTGCAGGTCTTCTCGCTGCTCGCCAACGTGGCCGACGTCAAGTCGCTCGTCGTGCACCCGGCTACCACCACGCACTCCCAGCTCTCTGCCGAGGAGCTCGCCGAGCAGAACATCACGCCCTCCACGATCCGTCTTTCCATCGGTACCGAGAACGCCGAGGACATCATTTGGGATCTGAAGCAGGCCTTCGCCGCGCTGGACGAGTAAGGCGACTTGTGCAAGGACCCCTTGCGACTCGATAGGTATAACTGCATAAAATGCCTGCTCAAGGCGCCTGCGCAAGCAATGGTTGCGCAGGCGCCTTTTTTGCATAGGAAGGGCGCTATTACAGGGTTTTTGGCATGCTTTATGCATTCGAGTTGTGGAAAACTCCTGTTGAGAGGATGTGAGTTTTACGCAATTGACGTGCGCCTTTTGAGTAAAACCGCAGGTCGCGATTTGCTCGAGGTACTATGCAGCGCGATCGAATCACACGCAGCTCAAACGCAGCAAAAACGCACTACGGAGGTTTCCAGCTACATGAGGATCGATTCACGAAAACCGAAAGCCGCCGCCCTTTCCGCCGCTCTGACCGTGGCGCTTTTGGCGGGCGCCGGCGCAACTGATGCCCACGCGGCAACACTGTCCGATACGGTTGGATCTACGCCGTCCGAGACGACGCTGGTACAGCCCGTTGATTATCGCGGCGATGGTTATGGTTCCATGCAGGAGTGGAACGCCTCGATGGAGGCCAAGCGCGATTCCCTTGAGATGCGCGCTCAGATTATCCTAAACATGTATGGTGACTATGCCACCGATGACGAGCGCGCTGTGCTGCAGGGTTGTATCGATGGTGCGGGCAGCCTTTTGACGATGGGGGAGGTCGACGCGAAGTCGACCGAGCTCGATGAGCTGCGCACTGCGCTTGAGAATGCCAAGCGCGAAGCGCTCGAGGCCGCTGCCGCCGAGGCAGAGGCTGCCGAGGCCGCCCAGGCTTCGTACTACAACGCCGGCTACACTCCGTCCTACGCGTCTGCCGCGTCCTACGCGAACGGATCGGGCCTGACGCGCTCTGCGGGTGTCAATAACTACAACGGGCGCCGCGAGACCTATTACAGCAGCAATGTGCTTTATCACTATCGCACGGGCGAATGGACTCAGGATTCTGAGGGCTTCTGGCGCGATTCCGACGGCTATTACGTTGTTGCCGCGGGCGATATGGCCCAGGGCTCGACCTTTACGGGCTCCAAGGGTGATTGCAAGGTCTATGACTCCGGCTGCGCCGCCGGAACCACCGACTACTACACCGGTTGGTAATCTGCCATCAGAGCAAAATAGGCACATGATGGGCGGGCGTCTTTACTGAGCTTTTAGACAACGTAAAGCCGCCCTTTCTTTATGTGCGTTTGAGTTAACAGAGCCCTTACCGTGGCGGTACGCTGGGCGTATGCATGCGGGGCACACTGGTTCATGAGAAATAAGGTCTTTCTCGTGGAGGAAGTGGTCTCATGAACGCTCGAGATATCGCTATCGCCGCCGTCGCATTGGTACTTGGCTGTCTTGGCCCTACAGCTGTGTTTGTCGCAGGCATGCAGGGCTCGTGCGGGGCTGCTCCTATTGTGGTCGGCGCGCTCATCGCAGCAGCGCTGCTGGGAGGTGCGGGCGTGACCCTTTGCCGCGATGACGAGGACGAGACGCCGCAGGTGCGGCGCTAGCCGTTGTGAAGCTGGTTTTGCCCATAGATGAAGAAGGAAGCCGCCGCAAGGGGAGTGCCCTTTGCGGCGGCTTTTGCTATTGAGACTGTTGGATGCGGTGCGGCGGCGTTACCAGCTGGCCTCGATTTCGCGGATGCGCAAATAGAGCCATTCGTTTTGCGGCACCTGGATACCGTGCTTGGCCGCGAGGCGGCAGATGGTACCCGCAAATTCCTCGACCTCGGTTCTGCGTTGAGCGATGCGGTCTTGCGCCATCGAGGGCATGCCGGCGGGATCGAGCCCTTTAATGAGACGCACCATCTGCGTCAGGTCTTCCTCGGTGAGCTCGATGCCCTCGGCATTGGCGACTGCAAGCGTCTCGCGCATGGCGGAGACAAAACTGCGGAGCTGCTCGGAGCCCTGCTCCGTAGCGCTTCCGTAGGTGCCGCCGTAGGCCATGCAGGTCTGGTTGATGCCGTCGTTGAGCATGAGTTTGGCCCACATGCGATGTGCGATGTCGTGCTCGACGGTATGGGCGATGCCGCAACGCGTGTAGAGCTCGTCGATGGCGATAACGGTTGCGGGGTCGGTGCCCGCTGCCGCACCAAAGCGGATCTCGCCCGCATTGGTAAAGGTGAGCGCGCCGTTGAGAAACACAGCGTCCATGCCTTGGCAGATTCCGAGGACGGTGTGCTCCCAGCCAAAGCGCTCGGCAATCTTTTGCTCGCTGGTGATGCCGTTACAAAGGGATGCGATGAGCGTGTCGGGCCCTACGATGCGTTCCATAGTCTTGAGCGCCTGGTCGAGTCCGGTTGTCTTGACCGTGAGGATGACCAGATCGGCGGGTGTCGCCTCGCTGGCGCGGACGGACTTGAGTACGCAGGGCTTGTCGTTGACGGTGAGCGCTTCGTTCGCATGGCGCTCAAAGCGAGCGTCGTCCATGACGTATTCGACGGCATCGTTGCCGAGTGCCTGGGCGATCATGCTGCCGTAGAGTAGCCCGACGCCACCCTTGCCGATAAAGGCGACCTTGTTGATCTGCATATGAATCATCTCCCCATATAAAAGGCGCCCGCGTATGGGGCGCCTGATGGATTGTATGCCGCCGGGCCATGTCGCGCGCACCGGATGGCCGTATTTAGAAGAACAAACGCATGGGAACTTATGACGCGGGGCAGACCGCAAAGACACGTGCGGGATAGCCGACGCCATCACGCACCTTGGGGAAGGTGCAGAAGATGACGGCGCCCGTGGCGGGAAGCTCGTCCAGATGGTCCATGACCTCAATCTGGTAACGGTCGACCGAGAGGATGTACTGTTCGCCGGGGTAGGGGTAGGCATCCTCGCGTGTGGTCACGGTTGCGGGGTCGGTGTCTGCCGGTTCGTGGCCGATGGCACCGATGTTGCGCTCTTCTACAAGCCATTTGATGGCATCGAGGTCCCAGCCGGGGTAGTGGGGTTGGCCGTCCTCGTCCTTGTTTTCGAGGTCGGCGAGCTTGGACCAGTCGGAGCGGAAGGCGACAAAGGCGTCCTCGGGAATGCGACCGTGCTCGTCCTCCCAAGCCTTGAGGTCATCGATGGCCAGGATAAAGTCGGGGTTTGCGGCGCACTCCTCGTGCTTGTCGATCACACAGAGCGGATGCATAAACTCGATAGGTTCGATCTCGCCAAGGGAACGACCGTCAACATGGAAGTGGCGCGGCGCGTCGACGTGGGTGCCGTACTGCGAGGCGACCGAATACTGGAAGCAGCGCATGGGCGCGAGCATGTCTTCGGGCGTGCCGGGCAGGTAGTCGAAGAGCTTGGTGGACTCAAATGGCTCAAAGCCAAACCAGTGCGGAGTGTCGCACGAGAGCGTGTGGGTGAGGTCTACCCAGCGATAATCGGTGCTTTTGAGCTGGGATGCGAGGTTCCAAAGGTCGAGCGCGGGCATGGGTGGCTCCTTTCATCGGGCTTTTTGCTGATGTTAAAGCGGTGCCGTGACAGCTCGATTTCTGCTGCGTTACGATACGTTCTCGATTGCGATTCCACGATGTTTCGGCCGCGTGACCATTGTGTTTCGCCTTGCCGGGGCGCTGATGGCGAAGGGAGGGGCCGTGCAATACCGCGTTGACCCCAAAAGTGGTAACCGAATATCTGCTCTGGGTCTGGGCTGCATGAGGTTTCCCGGTTCGCCGGGACACCCCGATGCGAAGACCGCCGATGCCATCATTTCCCGTGCGGTGGAGCAGGGGATTAATTATCTGGATACTGCGTATCTCTATCCCGGTAACGAGGCGTGCGTGGGCGCCTCACTTGAGCGCTTGGGGCTGCGCGACCGGGTGTTGCTGGCGACCAAGTTGCCGCACGCTTCGTGCAAGTGCGCGGAGGATTTCGACCGGTTCTTCGACGAGCAACTGCGTCGCCTGCGGACCGACCATATCGACTATTACCTTATGCACAACATCACTTCGCCCGCTCAGTGGGAGCGCGTGGTGGCATTGGGTATCGAGGACTGGATCGCGCGTCAAAAGGCGGCGGGGCGCATTCGCCAGATTGGTTTTTCGTACCACGGCAGCGCGGCTGATTTTCTGACGATGCTTGACGCATATGACTGGGATTTTTGCCAGATACAGTACAACTATGCCGGCGAGCGTTACCAAGCGGGAACGGCAGGACTCATGGCGGCTGCGGAGCGCGGGCTCGCGGTGTTTGTGATGGAGCCGCTGCTGGGCGGGCGTCTGGCAGGCAAGCTGCCGCCGCGGGCCCGCGCCGTGCTCGATGGTGCTCGTGACCCGCATTTGCGCACTCCTGCCGCTTGGGGGCTTTCGTGGGTGTGGAATCATCCTCAGGTGACGATGCTGCTTTCGGGTATGACCGATACCGCGCAGGTGGATGAGAACGCGGTGTTGGCCGATCGGGCCCTGCCGGATTCGATGACAGCTACTCAGCTCGATACCATCGCGCACGTGCTGATGGAGTTTGAAAAATCGAACCGTGCGCCCTGCACGGGATGTGGCTACTGCATGCCATGTCCCAAGGGTATCAACATTCCCGGCTGCTTTGCTGCCTACAACGCGAGCTATGCGCACAGCTGGTTTACGGGGCTGTCGCAATACTTTACGGCGAGTGCGGTGCGCACGAGCGAGCCCAAGCTGGTGAGCAATTGCGTCAAGTGCGGCAAATGCGCGCGCCACTGCCCGCAGCATATCGATATCCCCGAGCGTCTCGATGACGTGCGCCGACGCTTCCAGCCGGGCCCCGTAACGGCCATGCTTAAAGTCTTCGGCAAAACACGCTCCTCATGACCCTTTTATAACTTGCGGTGGAATAGTTCCTGTTTGCGGCAGAATGGGGCTTAAACAGGAACTATTTCACCGCAACTGAAGGGGGCTGTCGTGGGCCATCGGGATTCATATGATGATTTGCGCGAGGTTCGTTGGGGCGTTTTGGGCGCTGGGCACATTTCGCATCGATTTGCATCGTCGCTCAAGGAGGTGGACGGGGCACGGCTTGTGGCTGCCGCCGGTCGCACCCCTTCGCATGTTGAGGAGTTTTGCAGGGCGTTTTCGATTGAAGCCGCGCACAGTTATGCCACGGCTGACGATAGCGGCGATGCGGCTTATGACGCGCTGATTGCCGACCCCGATGTCGACGCGATCTACTTGGCTCTTCCGCATGGCATGCATACGCGTTGGGCCTGTCGCGCGCTGCGCGCCGGAAAGGCCGTGCTGTGCGAAAAGCCGGCCGTTTTGAGTGAGGAAGAGGCTCTCTCGATTGCCTCCGCCTCTCGCGAGCACGGCGTGCTGTTTATGGAGGCGATGAAGAATCGGTTTTGCCCGATGCGCACTCGCGTGAAGGGTTTGCTTGCGTCGGGCGAGCTCGGCTGTATCGTCTCGATCGAAAGCGTGCAAAAACTCGATTATGGTGAGCCCCCTTCGAGTTATCTGCTCGATCCGTTGCAGGGTGGTTGTCTATATGACATGGGCTGCTATGCGGTCGGGTGGTTTGAGGATCTGCTTGCGGGTGCGTGCGATGTTTCGTCTCGTGAAGTTCGCTGGCGTGACGTATCGGGCGGCCGCGTGGATTGGGCCGATGAGATCCATATGAGTGTCGGCGGTATACCTATTCATATGGTGTGCGACGGCAAAGCAGCATATGAAAGCCGCTTAACGATTGCCTGTGAGCGGGGCTCGTTGGAAATCGAGCGTCTCCATCGCCCCGAGCTCGCTCATGTGAAGTATTCCGACGGACGAATGCTCGAAATAAATGCCCCGTTTGAGGTCGATGATTTCTACGGCGAAGCTTCGCATGCGACCCAGCTCATCCGGGCGGGGAAACTCGAGAGTCCCGTCATGCCTCTTGCCGCCACGCAGCGCTGTGCGCAGATCATCGATGCGATTCGCTTGACGCTCTAGGCTGCGGTACTGGTGCTCAAGGGGGCTCGGCGGACCGTGCCCCTGATGCCCCTTTTATATCTTGCGGTGGAATACGGTCTGTTTGCGCCAAAATAAGGCACCAATAGACCGTATTTCACCGCAACTGATGAGGGGGAGCTGGAGATGCTGACGATCGGGTGCCATCTTTCGACAACGAAGGGCTATCGGGCAATGGGGGAGACGGCGTTGTCCATTGGTGCCAATACCTTTGCGTTCTTTACGCGCAACCCGCGCGGTGGCAAGGCAAAAGAACTTGACATGGATGACGTGGCGGCTCTGCGCGAGCTTATGGCACAAAACGACTTTGGACCGCTGGTGGCGCATGCCCCGTATACCTACAACCCCTGTTCTGCCAAAGAGCGGGCGCGCGAGTTTGCCTTGGAGGCAATGGCCGAGGACTTGCAGCGTCTGGAAGCACTGCCCGGCAACTACTACAACTTCCATCCCGGTGCGCATGTGGGACAGGGCTCCGACGTCGGCATTCAGATGATTGTCGACACGCTGTGCCAGGTGATGTTTGAGGGGCAGCAGACGACGGTATTACTCGAGACCATGGCAGGCAAGGGCACCGAGGTGGGCCGTAGCTTTGAAGAACTGGCGTGCATTATCGAGGGCGTTGCCGCCAAGCGCCCAGAGCTGTCCGATAAGCTGGGCGTTTGTTTGGACACCTGCCATGTGAGCGATGCCGGCTACGACATCATCCATGATCTGGACGGCGTACTCGACGAGTTCGACCGCGTGGTGGGTATCGATCGCTTGCATGCCGTACATATCAACGATTCGAAGAACCCTTGTGGCGCCCATAAAGATCGTCACGAGTGCATCGGCAAGGGATACCTTGGCAGCGAGGAATTTGGTGGCGGTATGCAGGTTATGCAGAATATTGTATCGAATGGCCGTTTGCGCGCATTGCCGTTCATTTTGGAGACACCGAACGAACTTGCAGGTTATGCAGCTGAAATCAAACTATTAAGGTCATTGCAGCAGTAATGACTGTCACAAAGTAGAGTCTTCCATTCACGTTATGGGTTTGTTTCAATCAGTTTTCTCATTGCAGATTCGTAATTCCGGGTGCATAATAGCCAACAGTTTTTGCAGACCTCTGAATCAAACGAGGTCACCGGAAGGAGACTGATTATGAAGCTGAAGAAGCTCGGCGCATTTGCCGCCACGGGTGCTATGGCGCTCGCCCTTGCTCTGACGGGCTGCGGCTCGTCCAACGCCACCTCTGGTTCTGATGCCGGTTCCAGCAGCTCTGACGACGCTAAGGTCGAGAAGGTCGACGGCTCCAAGGAGTACGCGCTCGTCAAGGACGGTACGCTGACCGTCGGCACCTCTGCCGAGTACGCGCCGTTTGAGTACAAGGATGACAACGGCGATTATCAGGGCTTTGACCTTGAGCTCATCAAGGCTATCGGCGACAAGCTGGGCCTGGATGTCGAGTATGTCAACAATGACTTTGACACGCTGGTTCCGGGCGTCGCTTCGGGCGCCAAGTATGACGTCTCCATCGCGGCTATCACCGACACGCCCGAGCGTGAGAAGGAAGTCACTTTCTCCGATTCCTACTACATGGACGATCAGGCTATCGTGACCAAGGTCGATAACACCGACATCACGGCCGACAACTACAGCGAGAAGCTCAACAACGCCGACGCTACCATCATCGTCCAGTCTGGCTCGACCGCCGAGGCCTTTGCCCAGGAGAACTTCCCCAAGGCCAAGATCGTCCCCTACAAGGACGCCACCGAGTGCTTCAGCGCCCTGCAGTCCGATAAGGGCGACGCTGTAGTTACCAACCGCTCCGTTGCCAGCCAGCTGACCGCCGAGCAGTTCAACACCTGCCAGACCATCAAGCAGATCAGCACCGGCGAGGAGTACGCCATCGCCATCAACCAGGGCAATACCAAGCTCAAGGACGACATCAATCAGGCCATCAAGGACCTGACCGACGACGGTACCGTCGACGCCCTCATGGCTAAGTACAATATCAAGTAAAATAGCTACTTGATTGCGCGCGGGCCCTTTCCGTTTTGCGGAGAGGGCCTTTGCGCTTCTCTTGACGGAGAGCGTTTCCGTCTCTTTTTGCCGGCAACTTCTACGATAGGAGCCACCTTGTCTCGACTGAACAAAGGGGCCGCGGAACAGCGTTTTTCACTGCCCGCCTTGCTCCAAAAGCTAGCCTGCGTCATGGCCGTGGCGCTCGCGCTGGTGTGCGCGGGGGCATATGCGCCCACGACCGCCCAGGCGCTTGAGACC
The DNA window shown above is from Collinsella aerofaciens and carries:
- a CDS encoding Gfo/Idh/MocA family protein: MGHRDSYDDLREVRWGVLGAGHISHRFASSLKEVDGARLVAAAGRTPSHVEEFCRAFSIEAAHSYATADDSGDAAYDALIADPDVDAIYLALPHGMHTRWACRALRAGKAVLCEKPAVLSEEEALSIASASREHGVLFMEAMKNRFCPMRTRVKGLLASGELGCIVSIESVQKLDYGEPPSSYLLDPLQGGCLYDMGCYAVGWFEDLLAGACDVSSREVRWRDVSGGRVDWADEIHMSVGGIPIHMVCDGKAAYESRLTIACERGSLEIERLHRPELAHVKYSDGRMLEINAPFEVDDFYGEASHATQLIRAGKLESPVMPLAATQRCAQIIDAIRLTL
- a CDS encoding aldo/keto reductase, encoding MQYRVDPKSGNRISALGLGCMRFPGSPGHPDAKTADAIISRAVEQGINYLDTAYLYPGNEACVGASLERLGLRDRVLLATKLPHASCKCAEDFDRFFDEQLRRLRTDHIDYYLMHNITSPAQWERVVALGIEDWIARQKAAGRIRQIGFSYHGSAADFLTMLDAYDWDFCQIQYNYAGERYQAGTAGLMAAAERGLAVFVMEPLLGGRLAGKLPPRARAVLDGARDPHLRTPAAWGLSWVWNHPQVTMLLSGMTDTAQVDENAVLADRALPDSMTATQLDTIAHVLMEFEKSNRAPCTGCGYCMPCPKGINIPGCFAAYNASYAHSWFTGLSQYFTASAVRTSEPKLVSNCVKCGKCARHCPQHIDIPERLDDVRRRFQPGPVTAMLKVFGKTRSS
- a CDS encoding ketopantoate reductase family protein; this translates as MQINKVAFIGKGGVGLLYGSMIAQALGNDAVEYVMDDARFERHANEALTVNDKPCVLKSVRASEATPADLVILTVKTTGLDQALKTMERIVGPDTLIASLCNGITSEQKIAERFGWEHTVLGICQGMDAVFLNGALTFTNAGEIRFGAAAGTDPATVIAIDELYTRCGIAHTVEHDIAHRMWAKLMLNDGINQTCMAYGGTYGSATEQGSEQLRSFVSAMRETLAVANAEGIELTEEDLTQMVRLIKGLDPAGMPSMAQDRIAQRRTEVEEFAGTICRLAAKHGIQVPQNEWLYLRIREIEASW
- a CDS encoding deoxyribonuclease IV encodes the protein MLTIGCHLSTTKGYRAMGETALSIGANTFAFFTRNPRGGKAKELDMDDVAALRELMAQNDFGPLVAHAPYTYNPCSAKERAREFALEAMAEDLQRLEALPGNYYNFHPGAHVGQGSDVGIQMIVDTLCQVMFEGQQTTVLLETMAGKGTEVGRSFEELACIIEGVAAKRPELSDKLGVCLDTCHVSDAGYDIIHDLDGVLDEFDRVVGIDRLHAVHINDSKNPCGAHKDRHECIGKGYLGSEEFGGGMQVMQNIVSNGRLRALPFILETPNELAGYAAEIKLLRSLQQ
- a CDS encoding ABC transporter substrate-binding protein translates to MKLKKLGAFAATGAMALALALTGCGSSNATSGSDAGSSSSDDAKVEKVDGSKEYALVKDGTLTVGTSAEYAPFEYKDDNGDYQGFDLELIKAIGDKLGLDVEYVNNDFDTLVPGVASGAKYDVSIAAITDTPEREKEVTFSDSYYMDDQAIVTKVDNTDITADNYSEKLNNADATIIVQSGSTAEAFAQENFPKAKIVPYKDATECFSALQSDKGDAVVTNRSVASQLTAEQFNTCQTIKQISTGEEYAIAINQGNTKLKDDINQAIKDLTDDGTVDALMAKYNIK
- a CDS encoding cyclase family protein produces the protein MPALDLWNLASQLKSTDYRWVDLTHTLSCDTPHWFGFEPFESTKLFDYLPGTPEDMLAPMRCFQYSVASQYGTHVDAPRHFHVDGRSLGEIEPIEFMHPLCVIDKHEECAANPDFILAIDDLKAWEDEHGRIPEDAFVAFRSDWSKLADLENKDEDGQPHYPGWDLDAIKWLVEERNIGAIGHEPADTDPATVTTREDAYPYPGEQYILSVDRYQIEVMDHLDELPATGAVIFCTFPKVRDGVGYPARVFAVCPAS